The Lates calcarifer isolate ASB-BC8 linkage group LG6, TLL_Latcal_v3, whole genome shotgun sequence genome includes a region encoding these proteins:
- the snrpg gene encoding small nuclear ribonucleoprotein G has product MSKAHPPELKKFMDKKLSLKLNGGRHVQGILRGFDPFMNLVVDDCLEMGPGGQQNTIGMVVIRGNSIIMLEALERV; this is encoded by the exons ATGAGTAAAGCACATCCACCCGAGCTGAAGAA GTTCATGGACAAAAAGCTTTCAT TAAAGTTGAATGGAGGCAGACACGTGCAGGGCATTCTGCGGGGGTTTGACCCATTTATGAACCTGGTGGTGGATGACTGTCTGGAGATGGGCCCTGGAGGACAACAGAACACCATCGGCATGGTG GTCATCAGGGGAAACAGCATTATCATGTTGGAGGCTTTGGAGAGAGTATAA
- the tbc1d22b gene encoding TBC1 domain family member 22B isoform X1 has translation MATENRINFWRRNAKVPGSVQPVYGAQHPPLDPRLRRTYPKDTKLKFNNLKSKKASSFHEFARSTNDAWDIDDEEDEDFLGTPAPASTLPSGLHSTSTQNQPLQNQAGDTENRMSHKLAFPSSEAQNLQDVQEDDADCEHVNGKVVKSNSEAHLNSSSVHSTLQKQQSLPVRPIIPLVARISDQNASGAPPMTVREKSRLDKFKHLLASPNTDLEELRKHSWSGIPREVRPITWRLLSGYLPANKERRELVLKRKREEYFGFIEQYYHSRTDEHYKDTYRQIHIDIPRTNPLIPLFQQPVVQEVFERILFIWAIRHPASGYVQGINDLVTPFFVVFLSEFVTEDVENFDVAALPLDTQRNIEADSFWCMSKLLDGIQDNYTFAQPGIQNKVKALEELVSRIDEDIHNHFKKYEVEYLQFAFRWMNNLLMRELPLRCTIRLWDTYQAEAEGFSHFHLYVCAAFLIEWRKEILSMVDFQGLLMLLQNVPTIHWGNEEVGLLLAEAYRLKYMFADAPSHYRR, from the exons ATGGCCACCGAGAACAGGATCAATTTTTGGAGGAGAAACGCAAAGGTTCCCGGAAG TGTACAACCAGTTTATGGAGCACAGCATCCGCCTCTCGACCCACGATTGCGACGCAC GTATCCCAAAGACACAAAGCTCAAGTTCAACAATCTCAAGTCTAAAAAGGCCTCGAGCTTCCATGAGTTTGCCCGCAGCACCAACGATGCTTGGGACATCGACGATGAGGAAGACGAAGATTTCTTGGGGACCCCTGCCCCAGCCTCAACCCTGCCATCAGGCCTGCACTCTACGTCCACACAGAACCAG CCACTGCAGAATCAGGCAGgtgacacagaaaacaggaTGTCACACAAACTGGCTTTTCCTAGCTCAGAAGCTCAAAACCTCCAAGATGTTCAGGAGGACGATGCAGACTGCGAGCATGTCAATGGCAAGGTTGTCAAGTCCAACAGTGAGGCCCACCTCAACTCGTCCTCAG TTCACTCCACGCTGCAGAAGCAGCAGTCTCTCCCAGTTCGTCCCATCATTCCACTGGTGGCTCGCATCTCGGACCAGAACGCGTCAGGTGCACCACCCATGACAGTGCGGGAGAAGAGCCGGCTGGACAAATTCAAGCATTTGCTTGCTAGTCCCAACACTGATCTAG AGGAACTCCGGAAGCACAGCTGGTCGGGCATACCAAGAGAAGTCCGGCCCATCACATGGAGACTTCTCTCT GGCTATCTGCCGGCCAACAAGGAACGCAGAGAGCTGGTGCTAAAAAGGAAGCGAGAAGAATACTTTGGTTTCATAGAGCAGTATTACCACTCCAGAACAGATGAGCACTATaaagacacatacagacag ATACACATTGACATTCCAAGAACCAACCCTCTGATTCCCTTGTTCCAGCAGCCTGTGGTACAGGAG gtGTTTGAGCGTATCCTCTTTATCTGGGCCATCCGTCACCCAGCCAGTGGCTATGTCCAGGGAATCAATGATCTGGTCACACCCTTCTTTGTTGTCTTCTTGTCTGAGTTTGTCA CGGAGGACGTGGAGAACTTTGACGTGGCAGCGCTGCCTCTGGACACCCAGAGAAACATTGAAGCTGACAGCTTCTGGTGCATGAGCAAGCTGCTGGATGGAATACAg GACAACTACACTTTTGCTCAGCCTGGAATCCAGAATAAAGTGAAAGCTTTAGAGGAGCTGGTCAGCAGGATAGATG AGGACATTCACAATCATTTCAAGAAGTATGAGGTGGAGTACCTGCAGTTTGCTTTCCGTTGGATGAACAATCTGCTGATGAGAGAACTGCCACTTCGGTGCACTATTCGTCTCTGGGACACTTACCAG GCGGAAGCAGAAGGTTTCTCCCACTTCCACCTCTATGTCTGTGCTGCTTTCCTCATCGAGTGGCGCAAAGAAATTCTCTCGATGGTTGACTTTCAG GGTCTTCTTATGCTACTGCAGAACGTTCCGACAATCCACTGGGGGAACGAAGAAGTGGGTCTCCTCCTGGCTGAAGCTTATAGACTGAAGTACATGTTTGCAGATGCACCCAGCCACTACAGGAGATAG
- the tbc1d22b gene encoding TBC1 domain family member 22B isoform X2 translates to MATENRINFWRRNAKVPGRYPKDTKLKFNNLKSKKASSFHEFARSTNDAWDIDDEEDEDFLGTPAPASTLPSGLHSTSTQNQPLQNQAGDTENRMSHKLAFPSSEAQNLQDVQEDDADCEHVNGKVVKSNSEAHLNSSSVHSTLQKQQSLPVRPIIPLVARISDQNASGAPPMTVREKSRLDKFKHLLASPNTDLEELRKHSWSGIPREVRPITWRLLSGYLPANKERRELVLKRKREEYFGFIEQYYHSRTDEHYKDTYRQIHIDIPRTNPLIPLFQQPVVQEVFERILFIWAIRHPASGYVQGINDLVTPFFVVFLSEFVTEDVENFDVAALPLDTQRNIEADSFWCMSKLLDGIQDNYTFAQPGIQNKVKALEELVSRIDEDIHNHFKKYEVEYLQFAFRWMNNLLMRELPLRCTIRLWDTYQAEAEGFSHFHLYVCAAFLIEWRKEILSMVDFQGLLMLLQNVPTIHWGNEEVGLLLAEAYRLKYMFADAPSHYRR, encoded by the exons ATGGCCACCGAGAACAGGATCAATTTTTGGAGGAGAAACGCAAAGGTTCCCGGAAG GTATCCCAAAGACACAAAGCTCAAGTTCAACAATCTCAAGTCTAAAAAGGCCTCGAGCTTCCATGAGTTTGCCCGCAGCACCAACGATGCTTGGGACATCGACGATGAGGAAGACGAAGATTTCTTGGGGACCCCTGCCCCAGCCTCAACCCTGCCATCAGGCCTGCACTCTACGTCCACACAGAACCAG CCACTGCAGAATCAGGCAGgtgacacagaaaacaggaTGTCACACAAACTGGCTTTTCCTAGCTCAGAAGCTCAAAACCTCCAAGATGTTCAGGAGGACGATGCAGACTGCGAGCATGTCAATGGCAAGGTTGTCAAGTCCAACAGTGAGGCCCACCTCAACTCGTCCTCAG TTCACTCCACGCTGCAGAAGCAGCAGTCTCTCCCAGTTCGTCCCATCATTCCACTGGTGGCTCGCATCTCGGACCAGAACGCGTCAGGTGCACCACCCATGACAGTGCGGGAGAAGAGCCGGCTGGACAAATTCAAGCATTTGCTTGCTAGTCCCAACACTGATCTAG AGGAACTCCGGAAGCACAGCTGGTCGGGCATACCAAGAGAAGTCCGGCCCATCACATGGAGACTTCTCTCT GGCTATCTGCCGGCCAACAAGGAACGCAGAGAGCTGGTGCTAAAAAGGAAGCGAGAAGAATACTTTGGTTTCATAGAGCAGTATTACCACTCCAGAACAGATGAGCACTATaaagacacatacagacag ATACACATTGACATTCCAAGAACCAACCCTCTGATTCCCTTGTTCCAGCAGCCTGTGGTACAGGAG gtGTTTGAGCGTATCCTCTTTATCTGGGCCATCCGTCACCCAGCCAGTGGCTATGTCCAGGGAATCAATGATCTGGTCACACCCTTCTTTGTTGTCTTCTTGTCTGAGTTTGTCA CGGAGGACGTGGAGAACTTTGACGTGGCAGCGCTGCCTCTGGACACCCAGAGAAACATTGAAGCTGACAGCTTCTGGTGCATGAGCAAGCTGCTGGATGGAATACAg GACAACTACACTTTTGCTCAGCCTGGAATCCAGAATAAAGTGAAAGCTTTAGAGGAGCTGGTCAGCAGGATAGATG AGGACATTCACAATCATTTCAAGAAGTATGAGGTGGAGTACCTGCAGTTTGCTTTCCGTTGGATGAACAATCTGCTGATGAGAGAACTGCCACTTCGGTGCACTATTCGTCTCTGGGACACTTACCAG GCGGAAGCAGAAGGTTTCTCCCACTTCCACCTCTATGTCTGTGCTGCTTTCCTCATCGAGTGGCGCAAAGAAATTCTCTCGATGGTTGACTTTCAG GGTCTTCTTATGCTACTGCAGAACGTTCCGACAATCCACTGGGGGAACGAAGAAGTGGGTCTCCTCCTGGCTGAAGCTTATAGACTGAAGTACATGTTTGCAGATGCACCCAGCCACTACAGGAGATAG